The sequence TGATTGCGGCTTGTTCATGCCGCTGGCCCTGATGTAGTCCGCTGATCGGATCCCAGACAGGTCAACGCGCTTTCAAGCGGCACCCACTGATCGGGTTTGTCCGATCCCGGCTCGACCGTTCGCCATCACACCATTTGCACCTCACCAATTCCAGCAGCCTCGTGACTTGTCAAAGATTGGCGGCGGCCTCAAATCGCCTGCCTGTCGTCATCAACGCCCAGACGATCCGCGCCATCTTGTTGGCCAGAGCAACAGCGACGACGTTGTACGGCTTCTTCGCCAAAAGCTCGGCCGCCCACTGCGTCGGTGGAACTCTGGCCTTGCGGCTGAAGCGAAGTACCGCATGCGCCCCAACGACAAGAAGCCTACGGAGATAGGGATCGCCTTGTTTGCTTATCCTCCCGAGCCGGTCTTTGCCACCCGATGAATTCTGCCGAGGTACCAAGCCTATCCATGCCGCCAGTTGTCGGCCGGATTTGAAGAGCGACGCGTCTGTCACGGTCGCGGCGATTGCGCTGGCAGTGATCGGGCCAATTCCAGGTATTGTCTCAAGGCGACGGCTCAGCTCGTTGGAGCGATGCCAAGCATGAATTTGGCAATCCATCTCGCCGACCCTCTCGTGCACCTCCCGCAACTGCCCGATCAGCGAAAGAAGCGCGGAACGCGCAAGCGGAGGGATGAGATTCTGGCCATCGTCTTCTACCAATGCGATCAGCATTCCGACGCCGACAATGCCCTGACGCGTTACGATGCCGAACTCCGCCAGGTGGCCGCGCAAGGCGTTCACCAGCATTGTCCGCTGCCGGATCAAAAGTTCACGGACGCGATGCAGCATCAGGACACTCTGTTGCTCCTCGCTCTTCACCGGGACGAAGCGCATCGTCGGTCGCGCCACCGCCTCGCAGATCGCTTCGGCATCCGTCGCGTCATTCTTTTGCCGCTTCACGTATGGCTTGACGTAAGACGCCGGCATTAGCCGAACCTCGTGACCCAGCGCCAGGAGGACCCGAGCCCAGTGGTGCCCGGTCGCACACGCCTCGATTCCGATCAGGCACGGCGGCAATTTCCTGAAGAAAGCGGCGACATCCTCACGTCGCAGCTTTCGCCGGACCACTACCGCGCCCACCGCGTCTACGCCATGCACCTGAAAGACGTGCTTGGCGATATCCAATCCGATTGTGCTAACCTGTTCCATGGACGGCTCTCCCTCATGTGGACTTTCGACAGCCACACTTTGGCACACTGCGATGCCGGGAGCGGAGACCGTCCACCACATCAGGTCATGGTTTCTCACGGATACGACATCGGCAAGGGTCACCCGCAGTATTGCTACGAGCACAGGTGGGAGGGACATCCAACCCCAGGGGTCTCACTGCCTTGAGGCTCAACCTTTTGCTTGACGAAGAATTCCAGCCTGGGTTGTTGACTCCTTGCAAGATCGCCACATTATTGCCATAACAGCCATGAAAAAGCCTTATTATAGACTGTGGACGTAACATATAATGAAAAAATTGACGGTCGTAGATGCATCAGAAAATGCCGACTTACCGCTTATACGCCCCTTCCCGACCAAAAAGCCCATTATCTCCATGGGCGGCTGCAACCTGCTAGAATTACTCAGCCAACTAAATAATGTGGTTCAATCAACTCATTTTTGGCGTGCAACAATACCATCAATGATGTCTGCGCCGGTAATACTAGAGGATGCCAAATTTGAAAGTGAAGAAGTTTCGAGATTCCTGGAGCGCGAGACATCCAAAGCCGTATGTAAACGCCTGGAAGGGGACCAAGAAAGCGTTATTATATTTGAAGCGGCCGCTGATTTTGCCAACGCTTTTTTGAGGATTGGCGACACCATTATTCCTGACATACGCAACGATGTATTTGGTGCGGCATTTAAACACCTCGCTTTTGATGAGACATCGGAGTTGGCCAAAGCTGCGGTAATTCGCCCTGACGAGCAATATTATTGGGTTCTCTGGAAGCATCACTTCAACATTTTCTATCACAAACTTTTGAAAGAGCGTATCCAGCGGGGGGTAGATGTGGTCTTTCTATCTCGGCGTTTTTGCCTCACCGAACTGAGAGACGGCGAGTTCGTTCCCCTTCAAAACTTACGACAGCTCACGGCGCGCAATTCCATTTTGAACGATGTTGAGAACTTTATCTCGGCATATGAAGGGGTGAAAATACTTAAGTCCGCCCCTTCCCTTGAGTTTACATCTGCCGATGCCCCTTGGGGTGGACCATGGGAGTTCCACCCGAACAATACATACTATGCTGACATGCGATGCAAATTTCTGGATATGATCTTTCCAGGGGAGGATAAGGGCTCCAGGTATCTAGCGAATTGGATAGCCGAAAACGAGCAGAATGCTAACAACATGAGAGCTACTTTGGGCCGCACACAGGTCGCACTGATAGAGGCAAATAACATCACTGACGAGATGCGGCACGACCGAGATCTTGTCGAGCGAGATTTAGAGGCAACATGTGCTCAACGGGATGCATTTGCGCGGAAACTAGACGCCGCGGAAACGCTCGCGAATGCCCTCCGGTACGAGAGTTCCGTGAAGGAAAACGCCATCGCCGAACAATCAGAGATCAATGAAATTCTTTCGAAGGAAATCGCCGCTCTGAGAATGAAGCTGGAAGATATCCAAAATGCTATGAGTTTCTCATCTAACAGATATAGCGAAAGAAAGGGAAGCTTGCTGCATCGGCTTGCGAGGTCCATTGCGCTTCATTTCGACACAAGTCAGCTTCGTAAATTCGGCTTTAATGAGGAGGCATATCTCGAGGAGAACGAGGACGTAAGAAAACAGAATGTCAACGCCCTTAGGCATTATGTAATATACGGAATGAAAGAAGGAAGAAGTTTCTCCAAGGCCTAAACTTATTAAATTGCTTGGCGATTATCGGCTGTTATAATTCAAGGTTTCCGAATAAGGAAACGCTTGATGATGCGTCGCCGCTACGAACTTGGCGAGCATAAACGGTCGATCATATCGCCATCGTTGCCCAACAAGCCCCGCACGGCCGCAAAGGTGCTGCGTGGGATGGTGATGAACTGATCGATGATCGGGAGAGCGACTTCGCGGCCGGACAGGATGCCGGCCAGTATGATGAGCCGGATTCTGCACGCACGGCAAAGCACGTGCCCGCACTTCGGACGAGTTTCATTATAACTCCATCAACGTGTTTACTAATTGTGGGAGGTATGCTTGATTCAACCGATAATGGAAAAACCAGGGAAAAGTATGCTTAAGAATGCAAAGTCAGCCCTTGGAAACGAGTTTCTGAAGCACTCTGATAATTGTGGTTGAATAGCCCCGAGTTTCCTAGACGCCCTCGGGTTAGATTTTCTGCTGCTTTTCGAACTCGACGGGCGACAGCATCCCGTTCCTGACGTGTTTGCGTTTCGGGTTGTAGAACATTTCGATGTAGTCGAACACGTCCTGGCGAGCTTCATCGCGTGAACGGTAGACCCTGCGACGTATCCGTTCTCGCTTGAGAAGATTGAAGAAGCTCTCGGCCACCGCGTTATCATGGCAGTTGCCGCGTCGGCTCATGGAATGAACCAGATTGTGATGCCTGAGGAACGCGGCCCAGTCCATGCTGGTGAACTGCGAGCCCTGGTCCGAGTGGATCAGCACCTTTTCCTTCGGCTTGCGTCGCCACACGGCCATAAGCAGAGCCTGTAGAACGACATCGGTGGTTTGGCGGCTCTGCATTGCCCAACCGATCACACGACGCGAATAAAGATCGATGACGACGGCAAGATAGGCGAAGCCCTCGCAGGTTCGGATGTAGGTGATGTCCGTCACCCAGGTAGTGTCTGGAGCCGTCACGTCGAATTGCCGGTCGAGCGTGTTGTCGATGACGACCGAAGGCCTGCCGCCGTGGATGCCGGGACGGCGTTTGTAGCCAATCTGCGCCTTGATCCCGGCAAGGCGGGTCAGACGCGCAACCCGGTTCGGGCAACATGTCTCTCCCTGATCGAGAAGGTCGTCGTGCAGCTTGCGATAACCGTAGACCTTGCCGCTCTCTTCCCATGCCTTCAGGAGCAGGTCGGTCTGTCGCTTGTCCTCGCTGGCTCGCCTGCTCAGCGGGTTCT comes from Rhizobium tropici CIAT 899 and encodes:
- a CDS encoding IS110 family transposase, which gives rise to MEQVSTIGLDIAKHVFQVHGVDAVGAVVVRRKLRREDVAAFFRKLPPCLIGIEACATGHHWARVLLALGHEVRLMPASYVKPYVKRQKNDATDAEAICEAVARPTMRFVPVKSEEQQSVLMLHRVRELLIRQRTMLVNALRGHLAEFGIVTRQGIVGVGMLIALVEDDGQNLIPPLARSALLSLIGQLREVHERVGEMDCQIHAWHRSNELSRRLETIPGIGPITASAIAATVTDASLFKSGRQLAAWIGLVPRQNSSGGKDRLGRISKQGDPYLRRLLVVGAHAVLRFSRKARVPPTQWAAELLAKKPYNVVAVALANKMARIVWALMTTGRRFEAAANL
- a CDS encoding IS3 family transposase (programmed frameshift); translated protein: MSKSNFSEEFKRDAVRQITERGYPVAEVSQRLGVSQHSLYEWKKKFAASNTKGNDEAEEIRRLKKELARVTEERDIPKKSGRVFRQGCKVKYAFIALHRLQFSVRTMCRLLRVHPSGFYAWLKNPLSRRASEDKRQTDLLLKAWEESGKVYGYRKLHDDLLDQGETCCPNRVARLTRLAGIKAQIGYKRRPGIHGGRPSVVIDNTLDRQFDVTAPDTTWVTDITYIRTCEGFAYLAVVIDLYSRRVIGWAMQSRQTTDVVLQALLMAVWRRKPKEKVLIHSDQGSQFTSMDWAAFLRHHNLVHSMSRRGNCHDNAVAESFFNLLKRERIRRRVYRSRDEARQDVFDYIEMFYNPKRKHVRNGMLSPVEFEKQQKI